A single genomic interval of Zobellia nedashkovskayae harbors:
- a CDS encoding YtxH domain-containing protein: MANDSGNVLLALLTGAAIGAGFGILYAPEKGVETRHKIKDRALEAKHDLSDRVTHAKDELTKTANEKKEDFERKLDETISHMSYKADDIIATLERKLEELKKQNAQLHK, encoded by the coding sequence ATGGCAAACGATAGTGGAAATGTACTTCTAGCATTATTAACAGGAGCAGCAATTGGTGCAGGCTTCGGAATATTATATGCTCCTGAAAAAGGAGTTGAAACAAGACATAAAATCAAAGACAGAGCTTTGGAAGCCAAACATGATCTTTCTGACCGCGTAACCCACGCCAAAGATGAGCTGACTAAAACAGCCAACGAAAAGAAAGAAGATTTTGAACGTAAATTAGATGAGACTATTAGCCATATGAGCTACAAAGCAGATGATATTATTGCAACTTTGGAACGCAAATTGGAAGAGCTTAAAAAGCAAAACGCACAACTACACAAATAA
- a CDS encoding sigma-70 family RNA polymerase sigma factor: protein MDTLEYYESKKEFNVFVASTFSDLKHFKKEGDKSLFNNLLLKDLTQVKHYVTKRMATALTKGNLPKGKYEVDDFIDQLFIVVFDHFEEVRGKDDLHPWLFKKADELLEDTILNEDFDDYFLKNIDDYSRPEWDEMEEKFSTDGGGDLVMIDELDDISYPKNDYLLNHVFIEDDKKELMDKIDKDLDKESIKRHVTMVLHYLPMPMRTVFELATEYEFSISQIAMIRNQSIDEVKVLLDNARKSLEASFFNRYEIEK, encoded by the coding sequence ATGGACACTCTTGAATATTATGAAAGTAAAAAGGAATTTAATGTATTTGTAGCAAGTACGTTTTCAGATTTAAAACACTTCAAAAAGGAGGGTGATAAGTCCTTATTTAATAATTTACTATTAAAAGACTTAACACAAGTAAAACATTACGTTACCAAAAGAATGGCAACTGCCCTAACTAAAGGAAACCTTCCAAAAGGGAAGTATGAAGTAGATGATTTTATTGACCAACTCTTTATTGTAGTGTTTGATCATTTTGAAGAGGTTAGAGGTAAAGATGATCTTCATCCTTGGTTATTTAAAAAAGCAGATGAACTTTTAGAGGACACCATTCTAAATGAAGACTTTGATGATTATTTCTTGAAAAACATTGATGATTATTCTCGTCCGGAATGGGATGAGATGGAAGAAAAATTCAGTACAGATGGCGGTGGGGATTTAGTTATGATAGATGAGCTAGATGATATTTCATATCCTAAAAATGATTACCTATTGAACCATGTTTTTATCGAAGATGATAAAAAAGAACTCATGGATAAGATAGATAAGGATTTAGATAAAGAGAGCATTAAAAGACATGTAACTATGGTCTTGCATTATTTGCCAATGCCAATGCGTACTGTGTTTGAATTAGCTACGGAATATGAATTTTCTATTAGTCAAATAGCCATGATTCGTAATCAAAGTATAGATGAGGTAAAAGTACTTTTAGATAATGCCCGTAAGAGCCTTGAAGCTAGTTTTTTCAATAGGTATGAGATAGAAAAATAA
- the bglX gene encoding beta-glucosidase BglX, giving the protein MKKILIIGCGLMAFCQNTNAQMNLDNRIEEKVDSLISLMTLEEKVGQMNQYNGFWNVTGPVPEEGDASSKFEHLKNGWVGSMLNVTGVEEVRKVQKIVVEESRLGIPLIIGFDVIHGYRTQSPIPLAESASWDMEAIKASAAMAADEASATGINWTFAPMVDISRDARWGRVMEGAGEDPYLGSQIAKARITGFQGEDLSAPNTIAATAKHFAGYGFSEAGRDYNTVDVGTSTLYNTIFPPFMAAIEADVKTFMNSFNVINGIPATGNSFLQRDVLKGEWDYQGFVVSDWGSMAEMVAHGYSKDGKAAAESAANAGSDMDMESYLYVKHLKDLVNEGKVSVDKVDDAVRRILRVKYELGLFDDPYKYCNEEREKNVIGSDKNKAIALDMAKKSIVLLKNENQLLPLKKKGMNIAVIGPLAADKNSPLGGWRLAAEDNSAVSVIEGLKKYKGNKLHHEKGVEFIKGIEAFISELDINTTDRSGIAEAVEVAKNKDVVIMVLGEHGFQSGEGRSRASLDLPGLQQELLEAVYAVNKNIVLVLMNGRPLAINWADENIPAIVEAWQLGSTSGDAIAKVLYGDYNPSGKLPMTFPRNVGQVPLYYNYLNTGRPTNPGNDLVFWTHYSDEVNTPLYEFGYGLSYTSFTYDNLKLSAESLSRTGDLHVSFDLSNTGKYEGKEVVQLYIQDLFASRARPVKELKDFKMVSLKPGETKNVSFTISAKKLEFYSANNKWEAETGDFKVFIGGSSNTKLESDFALKN; this is encoded by the coding sequence ATGAAAAAAATTTTAATTATTGGATGCGGTTTAATGGCATTCTGCCAAAATACTAATGCACAAATGAATCTTGATAATAGGATTGAAGAGAAAGTAGACTCTTTAATTAGCTTAATGACTTTAGAGGAAAAGGTTGGCCAGATGAACCAGTATAATGGTTTTTGGAATGTTACAGGTCCTGTTCCAGAAGAAGGGGATGCCTCTAGTAAATTCGAGCATCTTAAAAACGGTTGGGTAGGTTCTATGTTAAACGTTACAGGTGTAGAAGAAGTTCGCAAGGTACAGAAGATTGTAGTTGAAGAATCCCGCTTAGGAATTCCTTTAATTATAGGTTTTGATGTAATTCATGGATATAGAACACAAAGCCCAATACCTTTGGCAGAATCTGCTAGTTGGGATATGGAGGCTATAAAAGCTTCTGCAGCAATGGCTGCTGATGAAGCGTCTGCAACGGGCATAAACTGGACTTTTGCCCCAATGGTAGATATATCAAGAGATGCACGATGGGGGAGAGTAATGGAAGGCGCAGGTGAAGATCCTTATTTGGGTAGTCAAATAGCCAAGGCAAGAATTACCGGGTTTCAAGGAGAAGACCTTTCTGCACCAAATACTATTGCGGCAACAGCTAAACATTTTGCTGGGTATGGCTTTTCTGAAGCGGGTAGAGATTACAATACGGTAGATGTAGGTACGTCAACTTTGTACAATACTATTTTTCCACCGTTTATGGCAGCTATAGAAGCTGATGTAAAAACATTCATGAATTCATTTAATGTAATTAACGGTATACCCGCAACCGGCAATTCTTTTTTACAAAGAGATGTTTTAAAAGGAGAATGGGACTATCAAGGTTTTGTAGTTTCTGACTGGGGTTCAATGGCTGAAATGGTCGCTCATGGGTATTCTAAAGACGGAAAAGCTGCTGCAGAAAGTGCTGCAAATGCCGGTAGTGATATGGATATGGAATCGTATTTATATGTCAAGCATTTAAAAGATTTGGTAAATGAGGGAAAAGTTTCCGTTGATAAAGTTGATGATGCCGTTCGACGAATTTTAAGGGTAAAATATGAATTAGGTCTTTTTGATGACCCTTATAAATATTGTAACGAAGAGCGAGAAAAAAATGTAATAGGAAGCGATAAAAACAAAGCGATAGCGCTTGATATGGCAAAAAAGTCTATAGTGCTTCTTAAAAATGAAAATCAATTATTGCCTTTAAAAAAGAAGGGAATGAACATTGCTGTTATTGGTCCTTTGGCAGCTGATAAGAATAGCCCGCTAGGAGGTTGGAGACTTGCCGCAGAAGATAATTCTGCAGTATCGGTCATCGAAGGTTTAAAGAAATATAAAGGCAATAAACTACATCATGAAAAAGGAGTAGAGTTTATAAAGGGTATAGAGGCATTTATATCTGAACTTGATATTAATACAACAGATAGGTCTGGTATTGCCGAGGCTGTAGAAGTAGCTAAAAATAAAGATGTAGTAATCATGGTTCTGGGTGAGCATGGTTTTCAATCAGGTGAGGGTAGAAGTAGGGCTAGTTTAGATTTACCAGGTCTGCAACAAGAATTATTGGAAGCCGTATATGCCGTAAATAAGAATATAGTTTTGGTTTTAATGAACGGAAGACCCTTGGCTATTAATTGGGCAGATGAAAATATACCTGCCATAGTAGAAGCATGGCAATTGGGTTCAACTAGTGGTGATGCTATTGCTAAAGTACTTTATGGAGATTATAACCCAAGTGGTAAATTGCCTATGACTTTTCCGAGAAATGTGGGGCAGGTACCATTGTACTATAATTATTTAAATACGGGTAGACCCACTAACCCTGGTAATGATTTGGTTTTTTGGACGCATTATTCAGATGAAGTAAACACGCCTCTATATGAATTTGGATACGGTTTAAGTTATACCTCATTTACCTATGATAATTTAAAGTTGAGCGCAGAATCACTAAGTAGAACAGGAGATTTACATGTCAGTTTTGATTTATCTAATACAGGAAAATACGAAGGCAAAGAAGTTGTTCAGCTATACATACAAGATTTATTCGCCAGTAGAGCAAGACCTGTAAAAGAATTAAAAGATTTTAAAATGGTTTCTCTAAAACCTGGCGAGACTAAAAATGTGAGCTTTACCATTTCTGCGAAGAAACTAGAATTCTACTCTGCAAATAATAAATGG